Proteins encoded in a region of the Oscillospiraceae bacterium MB24-C1 genome:
- a CDS encoding bifunctional diguanylate cyclase/phosphodiesterase has protein sequence MMREARPKPILHILLIMFFIYFAIILMGSDFWGNILSPIVAFLSSLLIFISAKRTKSSKLYDVLLFFSTLIWGIADLAWLIYENVLLIDPISINFLNALYVIPNLIFTIFLTHYIFKTYSNWNLWQLVIDIFTFSTMGSILIWSFIFSKTKLAFNWDFNYILTMFYLFLDFYLIVAIGLICFSKSFKRIKKSSLFVLAGMFIYVVTDYYYAYLGLIRSYDPNTFIDVVYMLCNVLFAVGIAYEAVNPFIGNNSRLNQLSENLRKPTKLVFLNIAAFYFLYLTNIFSLQVFTIASVICILYWVLTTNLLANMLDKLMLKTEKEMNEHLEKLITKRTMELNRVNQHLQEISNRDALTGLYNRRYLVSHLDSLVSIKTPFALLYIDVNRFKSINDSYGHEMGDKVLCTLCGHLLGNHSPNCTVFRIGGDEIAITIENYADKANVALIAEKILKTIQAPIKIESFVFTLNASIGIALYPQDADDRDILMQYADMAMYEVKSMVNRNNYLFFNAELSEKNKRHYEIDLALRSANYDKEFVLYFQPQFSVKTNSLMGMEALIRWVQPQKGFISPSEFIPVAEKNGTIFDIGEWVINRAFAQIKKWNQTYDLNLKMGINISPIQIENIGFIDWFREKLQNEDIKPNWIDLEITESIAIKPDALTAQIFDLLHEIGVYTSIDDFGTGYSSLSYIKRFNIDRLKIAKELIDNIENDQNSLLIVQAIVMMAKGMQIKTIAEGVEDVNQLKFLNQLGCDEIQGYFFGEPVTGEAFEVQYIKEKESECLV, from the coding sequence ATGATGAGAGAAGCTAGGCCGAAGCCAATCCTACACATTCTTCTGATCATGTTCTTTATATATTTCGCTATCATATTGATGGGAAGCGACTTTTGGGGGAATATATTGTCCCCCATTGTAGCTTTCTTGTCTTCGTTACTGATTTTTATCTCTGCAAAGCGCACAAAAAGTTCTAAGCTATATGACGTACTGCTGTTTTTTAGCACTTTAATTTGGGGTATCGCTGATTTAGCTTGGTTGATTTATGAGAATGTTCTCTTAATAGATCCCATAAGCATTAACTTTTTAAATGCCCTTTATGTGATACCAAACCTGATTTTTACCATTTTTTTAACACATTATATTTTCAAAACCTATTCAAATTGGAACCTATGGCAACTAGTTATTGATATTTTTACATTTTCTACAATGGGCTCAATTTTAATTTGGTCTTTTATTTTTTCAAAAACAAAGCTTGCATTTAATTGGGATTTTAATTATATCCTTACAATGTTTTATTTATTTTTAGACTTTTATTTAATCGTCGCTATTGGCCTAATTTGTTTTTCTAAAAGTTTTAAGCGGATTAAAAAGAGTTCGTTATTTGTGTTAGCAGGAATGTTTATATATGTTGTCACCGATTATTATTACGCCTATCTGGGTTTGATCAGATCTTATGATCCCAATACATTTATTGACGTTGTCTATATGCTTTGTAATGTGCTTTTTGCGGTGGGAATCGCTTACGAAGCGGTAAATCCATTTATTGGCAACAACTCACGGCTCAATCAACTTTCCGAAAACTTAAGAAAGCCCACTAAATTAGTGTTTCTGAATATCGCTGCTTTCTATTTTTTATATTTGACTAATATTTTCAGTTTGCAGGTATTCACAATTGCAAGCGTTATTTGCATTTTATATTGGGTTCTGACAACCAATTTACTGGCAAATATGCTGGATAAACTTATGTTAAAAACAGAAAAAGAAATGAATGAACATCTCGAAAAACTTATCACAAAAAGAACGATGGAGCTTAATCGCGTAAATCAACATTTGCAAGAGATATCAAATAGAGATGCTTTGACTGGATTATATAACCGAAGGTATCTTGTCAGCCATCTCGATTCATTGGTTTCTATAAAAACTCCTTTTGCATTACTGTATATAGACGTTAACCGATTCAAGTCAATTAATGATTCCTATGGCCACGAAATGGGTGATAAAGTTTTATGTACATTGTGTGGGCACCTTTTAGGTAATCATAGCCCTAATTGCACCGTATTTCGCATAGGCGGTGATGAGATTGCTATTACAATAGAAAATTATGCTGATAAAGCGAATGTTGCTCTAATTGCGGAAAAAATCTTAAAAACAATACAAGCTCCTATTAAAATAGAGTCTTTTGTATTTACATTAAACGCAAGCATTGGAATTGCACTATACCCACAGGATGCCGATGATAGAGATATTCTAATGCAGTATGCAGATATGGCTATGTATGAAGTGAAGTCTATGGTAAATAGAAACAATTATCTGTTTTTTAATGCAGAGCTTAGTGAAAAAAACAAAAGACATTATGAAATTGATCTTGCATTACGGAGTGCAAATTATGATAAAGAATTTGTTTTATATTTTCAGCCACAATTTAGCGTCAAAACAAATTCACTTATGGGAATGGAAGCCTTGATCAGATGGGTTCAACCACAAAAAGGATTTATTTCTCCTTCCGAATTCATTCCCGTGGCAGAAAAAAATGGAACGATCTTTGATATTGGGGAGTGGGTTATAAACAGAGCATTTGCTCAGATAAAAAAGTGGAATCAAACATATGACTTGAATTTAAAAATGGGCATCAATATCTCTCCCATCCAAATTGAGAATATTGGTTTTATTGATTGGTTTCGTGAAAAACTTCAAAATGAAGATATAAAACCAAATTGGATTGATCTAGAAATAACAGAAAGTATTGCAATAAAACCAGATGCTTTAACCGCGCAAATATTCGATTTATTGCATGAAATTGGTGTGTACACTTCAATTGATGATTTTGGCACAGGGTATTCGTCCCTTAGTTATATTAAAAGATTTAATATTGATCGACTCAAAATTGCAAAAGAGCTAATTGACAATATTGAAAATGATCAAAATTCATTACTTATCGTCCAAGCTATTGTTATGATGGCAAAAGGAATGCAAATAAAAACCATAGCAGAAGGGGTTGAGGATGTTAATCAGCTAAAATTCCTTAACCAATTGGGCTGCGATGAGATACAGGGGTATTTTTTCGGAGAGCCTGTCACCGGCGAAGCGTTTGAAGTGCAGTATATAAAAGAAAAAGAGTCAGAATGTCTTGTCTGA
- a CDS encoding flavin reductase, with protein sequence MDSKALYNISAGLYVVGAKLNGKFAGCVVDALIQSTSSPVPTVILCSIKANQTNAAIKETGEFTISILGTDVNPFVIGNFGFQSGRNADKWAHVPHKIVDELPVLENASAYLRCKVTDSNELSTHTAFFCEVTDAWLGEGEPIIYGNYQKSMKAKAREAFNAFKDAGSLPEVKKEKWVCQICGYVYDGDIPFEQLPDDWKCPLCGHPKSDFAKE encoded by the coding sequence ATGGATTCAAAAGCGCTTTATAACATTTCTGCCGGTCTTTACGTTGTAGGAGCAAAACTAAATGGCAAATTTGCAGGCTGCGTTGTGGACGCATTGATACAGTCAACAAGTTCGCCCGTTCCAACTGTTATTCTCTGCAGTATTAAGGCAAACCAGACTAATGCTGCGATCAAGGAAACCGGCGAGTTTACTATTTCCATCCTCGGGACAGATGTTAACCCATTTGTTATCGGGAATTTTGGCTTTCAATCGGGCCGAAATGCCGATAAATGGGCTCATGTGCCCCACAAAATTGTAGATGAGTTACCAGTTCTCGAAAATGCTTCCGCTTATCTGCGCTGCAAGGTGACGGATTCAAACGAGCTGTCAACCCATACGGCGTTTTTCTGTGAGGTGACCGATGCCTGGTTGGGAGAAGGAGAGCCAATCATATACGGCAACTATCAAAAGAGCATGAAGGCCAAAGCTCGGGAAGCTTTCAATGCATTTAAGGATGCCGGATCACTTCCTGAGGTAAAGAAAGAAAAGTGGGTCTGTCAGATTTGTGGGTATGTCTATGATGGCGATATCCCTTTCGAGCAGTTGCCTGATGATTGGAAGTGCCCCCTTTGTGGGCATCCGAAGAGCGATTTTGCTAAGGAGTAA